The following are from one region of the Paenibacillus bovis genome:
- a CDS encoding Imm30 family immunity protein: MQNDIHINRLYEIRLLKTQEECEEFDELLEILDNEQNIKLKNLFKVFDENTNEEEVMFGLVHFVESFEAEEYLKSLLKFLSNMPVHSVYWIEILVKRILNSSEYKAKLIDMIGNQDKKVKLQLADILYSIEQDNPDRFSMPVREFSTKLDEEIAERG, translated from the coding sequence TTGCAAAACGATATTCATATAAACCGTTTGTATGAAATAAGACTATTAAAAACTCAAGAAGAATGTGAAGAGTTTGATGAATTATTAGAAATATTAGATAATGAACAAAATATTAAATTGAAAAATCTATTTAAAGTTTTTGATGAAAATACAAATGAAGAAGAAGTGATGTTTGGATTAGTTCACTTTGTAGAATCTTTTGAAGCGGAAGAATATTTAAAGTCTTTGCTAAAATTTTTATCTAATATGCCTGTACATTCAGTTTATTGGATAGAAATACTGGTAAAACGTATTCTTAATAGTTCAGAATATAAAGCTAAACTGATTGATATGATTGGGAATCAAGATAAGAAAGTTAAACTTCAACTTGCAGATATACTTTACTCAATAGAACAAGATAATCCTGATCGTTTTAGTATGCCCGTCCGTGAATTTTCAACAAAATTAGATGAGGAAATTGCAGAAAGAGGATGA
- a CDS encoding DUF6630 family protein: MSLQVILPFIFDHYEDVKAIIEEDPNDLYQYILDYGLATKKILYLDYRGEEGREIVNYILDYEFERGIELASEDVMEELDEMMDYAFVQDKVKVVNQRIAPAGYGLFFYPTTGDFYALFLSKLEYKEQLLQVETLDDENMPEQERYIKYYL; the protein is encoded by the coding sequence ATGTCGCTGCAGGTTATTTTACCTTTCATCTTCGACCACTACGAAGATGTGAAAGCTATTATCGAGGAAGATCCAAACGATCTGTATCAGTATATACTGGACTATGGATTAGCTACCAAAAAAATATTATATCTGGATTATCGCGGAGAAGAAGGTCGGGAAATTGTAAATTATATTCTGGACTACGAATTTGAACGAGGGATCGAGCTAGCTTCGGAAGACGTTATGGAAGAGCTGGACGAAATGATGGACTATGCGTTTGTTCAGGACAAAGTGAAAGTCGTTAACCAGAGAATTGCTCCTGCGGGTTATGGGTTGTTTTTTTATCCAACAACTGGCGATTTCTATGCATTATTTCTTAGCAAATTGGAATACAAAGAACAACTGCTGCAAGTGGAAACACTGGATGATGAGAATATGCCTGAACAGGAACGTTATATCAAATATTATCTTTAA
- a CDS encoding AHH domain-containing protein, whose translation MEKAEGTSLSVKEKQRLIPGTPGEIEISDSKKLGKNLLETMGLKRSDSWSGYQAQHIIPGELYNHPIIEKIGMEINHASNGIFLPIPSSKISPMSRHTGYHSIYNRVVKKQLDKMDINASVEVLENQVYELQQKLKKAVEQGLPLYKSKVPNQRQLKRLLKKPVEDRMEIWDRGGGATEELWERWINK comes from the coding sequence ATGGAGAAAGCTGAAGGAACTAGTCTTTCTGTAAAGGAAAAACAGAGGCTAATTCCAGGTACTCCAGGTGAAATCGAAATTAGTGATTCAAAAAAATTAGGTAAAAATTTATTGGAAACTATGGGATTAAAGAGATCAGATAGTTGGAGTGGTTATCAAGCACAGCATATTATTCCAGGTGAATTATACAACCATCCTATAATAGAAAAAATTGGAATGGAGATCAATCATGCTTCTAACGGAATATTTTTACCAATTCCTTCTTCGAAAATAAGTCCGATGAGTAGACACACTGGATACCACAGTATCTACAATAGAGTAGTAAAGAAACAACTTGATAAAATGGATATTAATGCTAGTGTTGAAGTGCTTGAAAATCAAGTTTATGAATTACAACAGAAATTGAAAAAAGCAGTTGAGCAAGGGCTTCCTTTGTACAAATCTAAGGTTCCTAATCAAAGACAATTAAAACGTTTGTTGAAGAAACCAGTAGAAGATAGGATGGAAATATGGGACAGAGGCGGAGGAGCCACAGAAGAATTATGGGAAAGGTGGATAAATAAATGA
- a CDS encoding PP2C family protein-serine/threonine phosphatase, protein MSGILIVDDSRLNIAYLTNVLQTAGYEDIQTAYSAQEAYTVLGIHNGQPPRKPASVDLVLLDIVMPEIDGIEACTLIKSLTVYQDLPVIFLTADRVHFREAFSAGGMDFIEKGGPDYELLTRVQSALKLKKEMDARKAWEEKVQTDLQLAKHLQRSVLTPPLKEPGICIHSWYMQSSEVSGDMFYWKMFNPGQYGVLLIDVSGHGIPAALISMSIRSLLDGIVGLYRKPREVCAELNRQMRHLFGKSRRTAYFTAIYLYIDRNKQEIEYFNAGHPPGLLLMQHKPPVKLSGTTVPVGIKQDMKLDTVTIPYDTPARIVLYTDGLVERPGLSIHTGIEKLEQYAQSLHYLDNEAFVSKLERLNRQRDDDICILSIELE, encoded by the coding sequence ATGAGCGGCATACTGATTGTAGACGATTCCCGGTTGAATATTGCTTATCTAACAAATGTACTTCAGACAGCAGGATATGAGGACATCCAGACGGCTTATTCCGCACAGGAAGCCTACACGGTTCTTGGGATTCATAACGGTCAACCGCCGCGCAAGCCAGCTTCGGTAGATCTGGTTCTGCTGGATATTGTTATGCCGGAGATTGACGGAATAGAAGCTTGCACGCTGATCAAAAGCCTGACCGTATATCAGGATCTACCGGTTATATTCCTCACCGCGGATCGTGTCCATTTTCGGGAAGCCTTCAGTGCAGGCGGAATGGACTTTATCGAAAAAGGCGGACCGGATTATGAGCTGCTGACCCGCGTACAATCTGCACTAAAGCTCAAAAAGGAAATGGATGCCCGCAAAGCCTGGGAGGAAAAAGTACAAACCGATCTGCAGCTGGCCAAGCATCTGCAGCGAAGTGTATTGACTCCCCCACTAAAAGAGCCGGGTATCTGCATCCATAGCTGGTATATGCAGTCATCCGAAGTTTCCGGTGATATGTTTTACTGGAAAATGTTCAATCCCGGCCAATACGGCGTTCTGCTGATCGATGTTTCGGGACATGGCATCCCGGCTGCCCTGATCAGCATGTCGATTCGCTCCCTGCTGGATGGCATCGTCGGCTTGTACCGCAAACCGCGCGAAGTATGTGCAGAGCTCAACCGACAGATGCGGCATTTGTTTGGCAAAAGCAGGCGTACCGCCTACTTCACAGCGATCTATTTATATATAGACCGGAACAAGCAAGAAATTGAATATTTCAATGCCGGTCATCCACCAGGTCTGCTGCTGATGCAGCACAAGCCGCCGGTTAAACTGAGCGGAACTACGGTACCGGTGGGGATCAAGCAGGACATGAAGCTGGATACGGTTACCATTCCCTATGATACACCTGCACGCATCGTACTATATACAGACGGATTGGTAGAGCGGCCCGGACTGTCGATCCATACCGGGATTGAAAAGCTGGAGCAGTATGCGCAGAGTCTTCATTATCTGGACAATGAAGCCTTTGTTAGCAAGCTGGAACGTCTGAACCGTCAGCGTGATGATGATATTTGTATTCTATCGATAGAACTGGAGTAA